From a region of the Zingiber officinale cultivar Zhangliang chromosome 10B, Zo_v1.1, whole genome shotgun sequence genome:
- the LOC122028545 gene encoding transcription factor RAX2-like yields the protein MGRAPCCDKANVKRGPWLPEEDAVLRSYIEKHGTGGNWIALPLKAGLNRCGKSCRLRWLNYLRPNIKRGGFTEEEDDIIFSLYRKLGSRWSIIASHLRGRTDNDIKNYWNTKLKKKMIMSSYNTTATMDPSTTPPPALLPAAAVKSESSSHTTDSISKLYSPLFSSNYINSMINDQEGSMSSSTITADDGNGSSRRDRNWPAGEEDTLLSEFDLGFLSELLGDYGSGEMLGEVPPPLLWTASEFMCAQ from the exons ATGGGGAGAGCCCCGTGCTGCGACAAGGCCAACGTGAAGCGAGGGCCGTGGTTACCAGAGGAGGATGCGGTTCTCCGGAGTTACATAGAGAAGCATGGAACCGGTGGCAACTGGATTGCCCTGCCCCTCAAAGCAG GACTCAATCGCTGCGGGAAGAGCTGCCGTTTGAGATGGCTGAACTATCTCAGGCCTAACATCAAGCGCGGTGGATTCACAGAGGAAGAAGACGACATCATTTTTTCCCTTTACCGTAAACTCGGCAGCAG GTGGTCGATCATCGCCTCCCATCTCCGCGGAAGAACAGACAACGATATAAAGAACTACTGGAACACCAAGCTCAAGAAGAAGATGATCATGTCAAGTTACAACACGACCGCCACGATGGATCCATCTACAACTCCACCGCCTGCTTTGCTCCCCGCCGCCGCAGTCAAGTCAGAGTCTAGTAGTCACACCACGGATTCCATCTCTAAACTGTACTCGCCACTATTCTCCTCCAATTACATTAACTCCATGATAAACGATCAAGAAGGCTCCATGTCTTCGTCCACCATCACGGCCGACGACGGCAACGGAAGCAGCAGGCGTGACAGGAATTGGCCGGCCGGCGAGGAGGACACGCTGCTGTCAGAGTTTGACTTGGGATTTCTGAGCGAGCTGCTGGGTGACTACGGGAGCGGGGAGATGCTGGGGGAGGTGccacctcctcttctttggacCGCTTCCGAGTTCATGTGTGCTCAGTAA